In Lathyrus oleraceus cultivar Zhongwan6 chromosome 2, CAAS_Psat_ZW6_1.0, whole genome shotgun sequence, the DNA window ACATTTCCTTGTTGATCCTTCCATGAGAAATttggatggtttttccaacccGGATTGTATGTATTTGAATAAGGGTTGTTCTGCCTAAGAAACTTGATCTCCTCAATTTGTTGTGCGGTTGCAACGCAATGTGCGGTAAGATGAGGTCCTCCACAAATTTCGCAATTACTAGTTTGAGTTGGTTGAACCTGTTGAACCTGTGCAACAGTTTGGGTATCAATAGCCATCTTCTTCAGTCTCCTTTCTACTTCAGCTGctatttgatcttccatcttcaccaCTTGGCTTGCCaatttcaggtcaattatccCTTCGGGTTGACTAACACTGCGGTCATACAACTCCAGGTGCTCATTGGCTGCAATGGCTTTCGATAATCTTTTTAATACCAGTGGCTGTTGTAAAATTGgttgagccaccagctgctgtgtcaatgagttgcttagtcttcagCCGAAGACCatttacaaaattctgcatttgctccgttgcatccatattatgagtaggacatgcaaccaacaatcgtttgAACCTCTTATACGCATCTCCAAGTGACTCTCCctctttctgtttaaaattcactATGTCGTACCTTTTTCGGATGTATATAGAAGCCGGAAAGTACTCGTTGAGAAAAGTTGTCTCCATCTGTTGCCAAGTTGTGATGCTTCCAGCAGGTAaagagtagaaccactcttcagcATCTTCTGACAGTGTAAACGGAAACATGACCAGCTTCTTAGCTTCCTCAGAATGCCCCTCAATCTTTAACGACGTAGTCATAGTAAGAAACCTCTgcaaatgcttgttggcatcttcgtTAATTTTTCCTGAGAAAGGTCTCCTTTCAAGTTGTCGTATCGTTGAGGGGTGAAGCTGAAAGTGGGCAACATTGACTGGTGGATTTACTATTGTCATCCTTCCAAGCGGGGCATTAGCTCCCCCGTAATCACCTAATAGTCTCTCCACAGGAGGTGGGGCATCTGCCATAGTTTCAGGCTCGGTATCCAAATTTTCAGAATCATAGTGTTCCAAATGAATTGAAACGGTTCCCTCTTTCTCGGAATCAGAAACTATCAACGGTTCTTCTGGCGCTTCCAGTCTATCGCGTCTGGCTTTTCTGATTCGTGCTCGCAACGATCgttctggttctgcgtcaaaaaaaaaaaattcagctgaggccttacctcgcataaaaaTATTAGACAGTTGTTAGGATAGGCAAAGtgaaataaacaaataaaataaagtaaaattttagttgcagagcaacaaaattctaattgaataattattaacagatagtttggcagtccccggcaacggcgccaaaaacttgatcgggaaaatagcaagtgtactatttttaccgatgtagtaatgAAAAGGAATTATCATGAGTATCGATCTCGAGAACTACGTAGGAACTATCAGTGTTAGTAatgattcaattaaacaaaagAACATGTGTTTGGTAAGTGAAGAGTAAATTCGCTCTATAAAATATAAAGGAAAAATAGAGAATTTTTAACGCAGTAAAATTAAGCATGCTAGGTCCGGGGTGTATGAATTGCTTTGAAATAAACTTAATCCTTATTTCATAAAATCTATGCTAGAATGATCCAATATGATTCTCAAGAGTagtttcccctaattccttagccagaaaccattaacattcaattttaaatcccaattccttagccattcaaaagaatattaatcccatgcatgaatatcaagaatttcccaTCATCACTATTAGATCCTCATTCATAAGAGAAATTAGTGATGTTCTTATACACAAAGTGATAAAGGGATTTGTCCGACCTCCTTTACCTCCAAATCAATACCTAATTTTCCAATACGGCAAGCATTACACTCGTGTATAACAAATTGGATTCATAAAAACATAAACATTCATAAAATTGTAGGAAAAAGGTTCATTACaaaagcaattcagggacaccccctagcataGGGGGGTTTAGCTCATCATACTATTCAAAGAAGGTACAAATGtaaaattagacattacaagagattagatagcttcgatcttcaattgcttccgtGCTTGATGATCTCCGTTCTCCAAAAATCTTGATTCTTTCTTCTCTTTGTCCCGTCGtcctttttttcttcttttcttagGTCTAAATAGTACAGTACACATTACACCCATGCCAAAAAGTCAaaaatgccctccgggatcaCTTCATGAGTGAAAATAGGAAACCAGAAAATTCAGCGCGCCTGCCAACACGGGCCGTCCCaagcaacacggccggccgtgttggcTCTCTGGTTTTTGTATGGGAAGAAGTTGAGCTTgcagcacgggccgtgtcaggagacacgagccgtgtttggctccaggattttatttttttctttaacTCTTCCATCCTCTTCCATTTTTGCCTTGGCACTTCCGACTCTTCAACTACTTCTGAAACATGCACAAAACCATGGAAACGACATCAAACGcatctaaaaacttaaattaacacCAATAGCAAAATAAGCATAAAAATACTCAAACATGACATACTTAAACTCAAACACTAAAACTCAAAATAAAGTGTTACcacattgatgaattttggccgaaaacatgatgaaaatcaagtaaaatggtGACCGATTATAGATCATATGGAAAAGATCgacaactttgatgttggaggttgttccatttgaggcttgcatcattgaaacagaagggcttgaagttgcttgcttttggggaaaattttcaaaggtgTCTTGTATatgttttgtacccaaaacttCACAACCAGTTTTtataaatttccaaactccaaatgaattttttcccaacatgaatTTTTCTCCgtatttcaagggctttccaaccattactcacattaattttttggactttccatgagtgagttttgaggagcttaatgtttatggtcatttttgcatttcactttgAAACTTGATGTACAAGCTAATGCAGCTCCAATTGCACGTCCAGTTCACTTCCACATGAGTTCACCTATGATTTGCAttcacttttgggcctcacatgtgcctgtataggcccatgcatggaggatccaaatttcatgcacacgagggaaagCCTTGCTTTGcatccattccagctataaatagaagctcataCTCATTCAAATGATAACCAcaaggagatctgaaacgctgctgaattgaaaaccaaaccctcacctaaaggaatttcagtttttctatttcattttcaagcttgaatttcaacatcattagttggtcttcaagtcttaattccttaaccttgcatcatTATCACACTTCCAaatcaaaattggatcaagagcttagacaattcgtgttgtttgaagctccatttcagaggtatatcaccaaacttttTTGATTCAGATCTTGAAATATAATGTGAATCTCTTTGGTTTGTACTATTTTCTGAAGCcctcatgcatgaggcaggccagtggtggtcttaattttgcaaatcataccatttcagatcaagcaccatgatattcaagctcatgtttctctttaaataggaactttgagaatgatccatggttacagtggtgatgtacatcacctcagcttcattttgataccctgctttttcattttcattgaggtttgatttcctgcgcgtggtggctggaattggttgtctggccggagaagatggtggtttccaccaccatccccacgtgggagcctCTGAACCATTGGATCTTGGTAAAACGTTTTAATCATGGCCTTGCCTTATGCTGACTTGTTTTAAATCCAAATGTAGCGCGCTTGACTTTGGTCTTTCGtgtgaccgcgcctctgagcccTCAGATCATTGCCCcgtcaattaatgaagtgatcCAATAGCAGCACATTTTTgctatttttcttattttctattAATTACaattaattccttttattttcaaaaattcataaatattttatttgaagtcacaaaaatatgagaccaatgccaaaacatttcttgaaaaatctagtttcatattttgatttttaaatatttttgggacttcatttaataatttttgtgaattatttggtttttaatagtttttattcattttaaaatactttttgatatttgaaaaaatccaaaaatattttcttaacacatatggatcatgataagtcaatgaaaaatggtcttatcaatttcttaattgatttgagatttatttgagattttaattcatattgtgctatttttattgttttatattgttttaaaatagtttctgatttaaaaaattgttgaatttttttgtcaagcttttttgaccatgttagacctatgataatttaattggacttgttgaagttgatttgaattaaatttgaggtttgaccatattttgttcattttattttacattttattttaattcaaaaaatactaaaaaaaatatgtttgacttgttgacttgtaaccttcagttctcttctgtttagcattggttgatgatgatttgattcacttttgaccaattgtgtttgacatttgaattctctttccattcatttcatcttcatctctttctttttatttttggaCAATGAGTTAATATCTTATGGTTAG includes these proteins:
- the LOC127123031 gene encoding uncharacterized protein LOC127123031; amino-acid sequence: MADAPPPVERLLGDYGGANAPLGRMTIVNPPVNVAHFQLHPSTIRQLERRPFSGKINEDANKHLQRFLTMTTSLKIEGHSEEAKKLVMFPFTLSEDAEEWFYSLPAGSITTWQQMETTFLNEYFPASIYIRKRYDIVNFKQKEGESLGDAYKRLSNSLTQQLVAQPILQQPLVLKRLSKAIAANEHLELYDRSVSQPEGIIDLKLASQVVKMEDQIAAEVERRLKKMAIDTQTVAQVQQVQPTQTSNCEICGGPHLTAHCVATAQQIEEIKFLRQNNPYSNTYNPGWKNHPNFSWKDQQGNVPRKADWELSIEKMAAQSSKFQEETWSNLKNTGASIKNLEVQMSQIAQQLAGSQQQGVLPSSTVANPRENNHVNAVTTRNGKSKEIPEKSSEEEDLLLEVDLKIKENEVANEEVTHDERVVKDKVIHPKPAVKLPFPTRNKKKGQHEKNFEKFLEMFKKLELNILFLEALEQMPTYAKFMKDIISKKRTIETNPIILTETCSAILQGMKVPVKKKKIAVL